AGTTACaagttttggaaatttttgaTTGGTCAAAATGACACTATCacttaaattaaaagaaataaaatatattttagcccaaaaaaaaaaaattctaaaattaaaattaaaaaaataaaaacttgaaaaatagaagatataaaaaaaaaaaaataataataataaaacggCCCTTTACAGAAACAGTAGCTCTCCGGCATTATAAGACGCACACACAAACATAAGCAATAGAATAAAACGtgggtttgctttgatttttgtaactgaggctcagagagagagagagactgtgAGAATGGGTTGGATCGGTGAGACAATGGACTCCATCAAATCCCTTCAGATCCGACAGGTCCTCACACAGGCCATCAGTCTTGGTTCGCTTCCAattcttcaatcttttttttttttttttggtttcatttcATTGATTCGTGTTTGGAATTGgaattttatgtgttttttgctGTCTTTGGGTGATAATAAATTGTGGGTATGCATTAAAAATTGAAGCtttatcgattttttttttcttgttgggTTTTCTTTTGGGGCTTAAGAGAACAAAACCCAATTGTTTGTTGAGGCTGATGTGATTCTATATCGCTCATTTGGATTGGGATTTCCAAGTTTTATTGTCTAGGAAACAGAAGCAAAATCAATTGTCACATTCATAATCATTGTTTATATAGGGTTGGGTGATAATTCATGCCCACAAAATAAAGTTATGAGTTTGCTTTTTAGGTTTGAATGCTAAGACAATAcgaataaatacataaaaagggtgattttttttttctttttcttttatataaaaaagataggaatcttgtatttttttttttttttataaaataaatttgtgatATAAGTTTAACTTTGGATTGTCTTAgtaataacttttaattgtgtAAACCTCAAGGGGTAGCATAGCACAATGGGTTAGGGGCCATGGAAGTTACTAGTTTGAATCTCCCCTTCCCCTTCTTTTTGGCTACTGTTTACTCTTGGTTCTTGActttaacatttttacaattataGGTCAACATATGGTAATTactcaaatttatatttttcgAAATTGTGTTCATAAGAAGAAGCAGCACAGTCcaacatattaaaaaatcaagCATTATTGTTAGTCAGAATGTTTCAGATTTTATGGAGTTTGAAATCTTATGAACCCTCCAAAAAGTGGCTGATTTGCAAtagaacataattttttttgataaatgattTGCAAAAAGCATAAATTATGGTCCGAAGTCTTTTTTTACATGGTTAATGTGTTATTTTTGGATgagctttttgctgaaaattggcAAAAGTACAATTGTACACTGAAAAAGTGAGGCTTTAAGAAGCAAACTTGCTGTCGCAAAAAAGCTAATCCAAACTCACACTCTGTATGAGCAGATATGGCTGCAAggttattcatttttattatccCATTATAAGATAGTTTGCTAATTTTCAGAACCTCTCAGATTGTAAGTTTTTGATACTGAAAGGGTGGTTGCTTTTGAAATGGAGGGGGTTctcttttgaaattttgaccATTTTGCTATCTTGCCTTTGTTATAACAATATTGCAAAAAACTGTTTtgttgaaatgaaaaaaatttgaatatattggTACAGATGTTTCACTTTGAAGTAGAAATCTGTTTGTATATTACCGCTATCATGTTGTGGTTTACTAACCTTTTTGCACAATATTTGTTCGCTTAAATGTTATGATTTTCTCCCAGGGATGATTGTTACGTCTGCACTAATAATATGGAAGGCATTGATGTGCATTACTGGCAGTGAGTCTCCTGTTGTCGTTGTGCTTTCTGGTAGCATGGAACCAGGTTTCAAGAGGGTAAGTCAACCTAATTTGTGAATGCTTCAACAtgttttttaatcaaaattggTTCTTCATGGAATTGTTTTCAGTGTGACTTGGAATTTCAAGTTTGAAACTATCATTTCATTTATGAAACTACCTCGGTTAGCGTAGAGGAAAATTGCACACCCTTTCATATCCATAAGAAACGAAGAGAAGATATATCTCTTCTATCCTTGTTTCTATCTTTAGGGAGCAGTGACTGGTTCTTTTTTCCACAAAGTGTCTTCTTAGGGTGTTTTTTCTATGGAGAAAGTGCAATTGAGGAGCAATTGCAATTGTGCCTccaagaattttattttaaaatttctgcTGCACATGTTTGATATCACCATGTCAATCTTGTTCTCATGCTGCCTAAAAAATGATAACCTTTCATATCATAATGCAGGGGGACATCTTGTTCTTGCACATGAGCAAAGATCCTATTCGTGCTGGGGAAATTGTTGTCTTTAACGTCGATGTAAGTTTCTTCTaaagtgttattttttattctgcTTGTGGTCATTACTATGTTGGTGTTGTATATATCATTTCTGATAAGATTCTTCTAGTAAACTCACTAGGTTTTTAAAATGTCTTTAGAATACTTTTTGTATCTGTCCTTAAACTCATTGTTTTTATGTATATCAATTTGACAgtgcttttttaaaattttattttataagtaaaagtattttattaaaagaatagACTACATGTACACAGCAATGAACACAAAGTAgcctaaaaaataaagtttgtatcaaaataaatttttatttttattttttgtattttgtttaggCTACTTTGGAAAATTGagaatacaaaaaaagaaaaacatttggCTTGGGATGGACAGTAGTTAGAAAGAAGCAATTGATGTATCTTacgaaaattttgtgaaaaaaaataaagaagaggtttaattaattgttgaattaattcaccaaccccccccccccccccccccccaaaacaaaaaaaaaatggaagaagggggagtttttttaattttatttttatacttttttttgtttgatcagAAGATGGGGGAGTATTTCTTTGATCAGTTTTCCATTCCAGCCTAGTAATACTTAATGTCAACAGGACCTGCACCTTTCATTTTCTAATCCACATATCCTTTCGACTAATGAGCCATAGAAATTATTCAAGGGATCatataatttgtaaatatgTAGTTAGATGGATTTTTATGCTGAGACTTTGAAATTGATCCTATTACCACCATAGTAATTTTATCAGTTACTtgttaatggaaaaaaaagaaaaaaaaagaggatctGTTGGCTGTAActgtattgtttttgttttgagaaaggTACCTTCTTTATATAGGGTCATGATCAAGTTTTATATGAGGTAATTTACCCCACTTAATAACTCTCTATTGGattgatattttgaaaatcctacCATTGGATTTTAGGTTCTCTTTGTTCTTAACACATGGCAACTTGTGTCTTTCACCATTGGATTATAGGTTCTCTTTGTTCTTAATGCACACCAAATAGTGTCAGTTGGATTTAATTGACTATTTGATCCATAGTTCTTATTTTGggtataaatttaaaattcaagaaactagaaatttaaatattttatagatgagataattttttttctttgatcatCTTGGTATTTCATAAGTGTGAAGGACTTAAGATACAATGTAATCCAATagataatttatcaaaaattacaTCTGGTATAAAGTTATTAAGTGATGTGACATTGAAAAAAGTCTGACCAGGTGTAGTTtgaacttctaaaaaaaaaatagtgagcAATCGCAATAGGATAAGCAGATGTTAAATAATGAATATAATGTACATGAAAAGGAAACTGAACAAGAAAACTTGACTAGTGACtgaattttcataatattaacacaattttttacaaacattttgttttatgtAACGTGTTGAGGTTAAGATAACTAAtgctatttatatttttgtactaTTTTGCATTATGGTGTCATGCATGTATgcttgtttaacttatttttgagttcttgttctctctcttGAGATCTGCTGCTCTCTTGTTCTTCAACTTCTCAGCCTCccaccctcttttttttttttttttttccaatgctAATATTTATCTTTTTCATGTATGTATTTGTTCAGGGTCGCGAGATTCCTATTGTCCATCGTGTCATTAAGGTAAACACATTATCCTGACCTTGTACTACACATTGATTTCCATAGAATACTGGTGCCTTTGTTACTGTGGTGGAAGCTATATCAATATGAAGTAATGCACTACGATTATGCTGCTAAAGCTCTTATGTTTTTATCTGAGTTTGTCCCTATTCGAATAAATGACTGGACTCACATAAAGTTGGGTTCTAGCATGCAGCATCATTCGTCCTATTCACTTTTAAGagtattagattagattagacaCTGGGCAATAGAGGTTCTCAATTGGATGCTTGTATTGATATGTCTACACCTGACCCCATAGATGTTGATGCTTAAGGAGGACATGGTATGTTGTGCTTAGTTTTATTAAGGATATTTTGACTTGACCAATGAaggtaaatttcaaattttttttattaccattTTAGGCATTAGATCAAACCCCAGAATTTTTAGCTCGTTTGCCCATAGGTCAGGTGCCCTGTAAAGTCTGCCTTGTTACAATCTCTTGCCCTTGGTTCAAGTGATAATAGATTAACTTTTTGGTCAAGTTAATTTTGAGTAACCTGGGAAGTTCTCTCAATTATCTGAAAACTCTCCCCACCCCAACACCCTTAGCTTGCATGGCAGATgctcaactcaactcaactcaaTTAAGCCTTAATTCAAAATGACTTTATTGGCTACATGGATTCTTTTCCAAATTAATTGGGGTTGAGTTGCTTGGAAGAAAGCTGACTTATTTAGATAGGACTAAGGCTTAGTTGAGTAGAGTTAAGTTGCAGTGCTTTGAACAAATACTATGTTGCCAAACAGTGGGTACCGAATATGTCCTTATACAGGGCAGGCTATGATGAGAATGCTGTTTGGTCTGGAGAGCTAGTCATCTCTTTATGCTGCTGTATGGTTGGCATCTGTAGATGTATTGTAACTGATACCTGTTTTCTGTAGATGTCATTAAGATTATTGACCACattgttaaaattgaaagaTATAATTGTTGTAACTCTAATGCATCAAACAGATGGCACCTGTTATGTGATAGTATTTTTGCATAGAATGTTTATGAGAGATGTTCTAGATTAATACAAAAAGTTCATAATCTATAatggatataaaaaaaaagatgcctTAAGATAGAGCAAGCAAAGAGCTTCATTTGCCAGAAAGTTTTTGGCTTGTGAAATAAGTTGTCACATGACAGGTGAACATGTGACAGCATTTTGATTTCTGAGAGTTGAGTTGTGGCATTTTAGCTTTTGATGCCAAAAGCCAGAAAGAATTGTTTGAAGAACTGACAGAATACCTTGAAGTGTTTACCTTTTGCGTATATGTCAGAGCTTATGCCTTTTCATTAGTAAACATTAATACTGTGTTGTTTAGTGAGTCTTAATAGTTAATTCCTTTTGCAGGTTCATGAACGGCAAGATACTGGAGAGGTTGATGTACTCACAAAAGGTGCTGGCTTTTGGAAAATTGAACTTTTTGATTGGAATTTATTGAGATGTAATCCATGATTGTTATTTTTGGAGGTGGTTATCATTATACATGGGCGGGTCTTAGCATCATAATTCATCTTCTTGCTTTCTCCTTACTATACCTGCTGCAGTTTTAATATGTTAATGATATTAATgctgtatttaaaaaaaaaaaaaaatggtgggtcATCTGCTGTTATCCTGACATTCTCCCTCTCCATATGTTGCTGTCTATCTCAGGAGATAATAATTATGGGGATGACAGACTTCTGTATGCTCATGGTCAGCTCTGGCTGCAACGGCACCACATAATGGGCAGAGCCGTTGGGTAAAAATTCTAGCAATAGTCTTCTTACTTGatcttattcatttattttcattattattattttttgggttaattgCACCATGTTAGCATGGAGGAGTCATCATTTGTTGCAGCCTTGCTGAGAACAACGTGTTTTGCATGGATGCATTTTATTAGCAATTTACATACATAAAGACACCCACATGCATGCATGTGCGCCTACACACAATTGGGGTGCATTTCTGTGGCAGTTTGATGTCTCATGGTTATGGAGTCATCATATATTGGGAAGTCCAATGCCCTGTATGTTCTGAACCTTCTGGCAAATCACCAACTATTTTGCAATGCTGGATGAGTAGGGTGCCTTACAAGTTAGTGACGAGTGGTTTTATGAAGATGGTGTAGATGATCTTGAAAATACTTTTAACCAAGTTTTGTGTTTGACAAGCACAATAGATTGCCACCAGTtttcttcattcattttcatattcttcttttaaaaatagcATATCCAAGGGTATCTGCACctttatttcttgaatttgaaaataaatcttCATATTGCTTACATTTCTGTCGCTGGCAGGTTCCTACCTTATGTTGGCTGGGTAACAATTATCATGACTGAAAAGCCAATTATCAAGGTTTGTGTCTCTGACCAAAAGAACTTCTTGTGCACATCTTATTATGTGTcattctcttttccttttctaataaattttttattatatatataaagaagaagttattgagaagaacaaagaaaaaaaaaatgttctctagaattttgtttggtaatttctgaaattaaatgtttttttgcTAGTCTATTTCTGAttcttaataatattatttcttaGATTTCATTGTATGTTGaaattttttcctctctttggTCAGCATCTGATCGAAGTTTGTTCATAAATGTCTTTGTGGCATCTATGAGTTCCACTTTAGAATCTCAAACTGGAACTCTGTTTGAAGTACTAGAATTTTTTTCATGAAATGTAATAATCAATTTAACTTTAGAATTCTAAAAACTGCAAGGCTATTAAATTTACACAGAAAGTAACATCGGTCATTTCTCTCTTGCAGTATATTCTTATTGGTGCATTGGGGTTGCTGGTTATAACATCAAAAGATTGAAGAATGAAGCGAATTCAAGTTGTGTTTGATCTCcgatacaaacatgttaagAACTGCCATCTCTTAGATGTCTCATTTTTCCATCCTTTGTACATTGGATAAGTtaaattttaatgataaattaAATCAGAATAGTTGGTGAAAATTCTGCCACCTTTATCTAGCTCTTTTAACTAATGTTGCACTCGTTCAGTTGATTAATGCTTTTTGTCAAATTTGATAACCCCTTTCTTGGAGGCCAGGCAAGGATGCGTTTTGTGACAATTAAGGAAAATATCATGTGTGAAGTATTGAGCTTGTTACCACTGCTCTGTCATACATGCACAACTGGGAGAATGGAAAACCTTAATTGGCTATCCATACCAAGCATTATCTCATTGAATCATTTAAGCGTAACTGTATATATGGACTGAACCTTTGCAGATTTTGATAGGAAGAGAACCTTTGCAGATTGCACGGGTTTTGAGTGTTGATGTAGAAACCTTCAGGGCAGATTGCAATATCATGTCATCTTAAAATCTGTAGCATTTGATAAGTTCTTTGGAAGTACTTGTGAAGTTAGAGATTTTCTGCTCTCTACATGAGAGACTAAAGGGTGAATTTTGGATGCATTTATTATCTTATACATCTGATAAATGCATTGTCGCTCATATGTTGGTCCAATAACCGTGTGAGATTTCAgatttcccttaaaaaaaaaacatcatgtGAGATTAGCAAAAAAACACCATGTGAGATTAGCACGCTCGGAAAGGGAAGATGACTCTTTATTTTGGATAAGGAGGGAGGATGACTTTTGGACTAGGGGGGCGGGGGGAAGTGGGGTTTTCAAATAGGGCTATAAATAAGCAAGCCAAGCCGTTCGTGAAAACTCGAGTTTGGCTcgataaaaaatttattcgtATTTGTTAATTCATAAATGAGCCAAGCTTGAGTCttaattttagatttgtttgaTAAACAAATTGatcttatgcaaaaaaaaaaatctttgtgaACAATAGTGCTCAATGAAAAACAAGCTGAGCTTAGGTTGGTTTATGGGCTAGGTGATTAGATTGATATGGACTTAATAcataaactaatattttattaagtcgTCAATTAATTCAAAGTTGGGACCACATGTGTAAATCAAATGAGCTTGAAAATATGTTAAATATGGGCTTAATATGCTCTTGTATTGTATCGAGTTCAAAAGCTTGACATTAAGCTTGAGCTTGAGCTCAGCTTGATTTATTTCATAAGCTTGGTCTAAGTTGAGTTCAAGCTTTTGGACTATCTGACAAGCTTAAGCTCAAACATAGTTTGTAAGATTGGTTCTAGCTCAAGTTAAGCTTGAACACTTTATATTTGTTATTGAGCTGAGCTTGAACATTTAATAATCGACAAAGCTTGGCTCACTTagaacctttaaaaaaaaaattaagatagaattttatttcaatcttaatctaagtgtatgtgttTGAAGTTTCCCTTAAAAACTTAAACCCCACTTCCAAAAAATACCTCACAAGTAGTTACATCATGCTAAAGTGTACGGTGGTAGAGCCCTATTTTCAAAGTAAAGGATATTAGCATTTGATAATTTATTGATGTGCAGCTCCCTAACGATAAATGGGCTCTCTTTTACCGGTTAGTCCAAGTTGTTGGTGGGGGTGGTTTGTCGAATAAGATAATAGTATACATTTCTATCCGTGGTGAGAATGTCGCATTAACCTATGATACTAACCCATTTTTGAAAATAGTGTGAAGTTGACTGATTGAAGTAAGATTAATTGGAGGGCTACTTATTCTAATGTTAGCAGCCTAACACATTGTTGGGTTTAAATTGTTATCACAAAACGTCCAATTTGACACCAATGGTTTCCTGTTTCCATTTTCCATTCAGACTCAAGTCCCAGCTAAATAActtgatttatgttttttttaaaatgaaaattttgaataaattataTAACACTACAAAGTAATTAGATGATCAAAATTAAGTAATTTTGGTGAAGCTTTTTCCTTTTCAAGGTGTATTGTTGTCACAAAAATATGACTAGTTACTTTGCATTTTctttaaacataaaaacaaatcatTAATCTCAAGGAGATAGTTTTGTAGTTTCCTAGTCATGAAATTTATgagattttgaattcaaaacttGTAATCCACATCTTGAGGCCGTCCTAAAGGATATAGGATTCTTCCTTGGCACCATATATGACCTAcacataattattttaaaatacgaCAGAGTTTgattctaaacatgtttgggATTCCAACCATCAATAGAAAGATGACATTTGTACTTGTCATATGAAATGTCATTACTCACTTTATGAAACCAGCCAAGTGAGTCATGTGCATTGCATGTACTATTGCCataacaaaacccacaaattttcCCACAATTTGTCCATATGGCAAGATGTGAGTTATGGAGTTGTGAACTCACCACTTTTATTGCACCACTCACAATTTGCCAAATAAACAAATTGTGGCAAAAGTTGTGGGGTTTGTTATGATACTagtatttttatgatattttcatCTGATAAGTTACAACTTATAACGTGAgcaaattataacaaaaattgtgaattttgtaGAGGAACTTGTTGTATTTGGGTCCATGATGCCTCCAATGAACAAAAGCCCTGGAGTGAACCCAAAACCCTTCACTTCATCTACCAATCAAGTTCAATCGTTCAACAACATTTTAacactcataattttttttaaaaattattattatatttaatgtttttaattttattttcccaGAATAGGGaattccaaaacccaaaaacctaaaCCCCCCAAAACCCCCATACAAAATAACCAAAACTCGGAGCATGAGCTCCTCCCCGGTTCACAGCTCCTACTGAAAAAACGAATGCACCAACAAATAATTTCACTGGCAACTAAACCCACAAGCcgccttctctctctctcttactccTCCATCCAGCTAAAGAGGCGGCCGCCCCATTCCAGGTGAGGATTTGATCAGACCTTGCTCTCTCTACCAACTAGGCTTTGCCTAGAATGTTGATTTCACCATCTGGGTGTGTTTCAGTTTGAGCAAAATCCTATTTTGGCTTCATATTCTTTCGTATTTGAGTGTTTATGCTTCTGGGTTCTTCAATTTCTTACATGGGTATTGAGTATTTTCTCAAGTTAGTTTCTTGAATGTTGATTTCAGCATCTGGGTGTGCTTCATTTTAAGCAAAATCAGATaagttgatttatttttttgggtgttaATGTTTCTGGAGGCTGCAAGTTCTAATGTTGGTATTGGATATTGCATTAGAATCTTGATTTTGAGTGTTAAATAATTTTTGGGATTTCCAATTTGTTTTGAGGGTATTGGATATTTCCTGAGAATATTGAATGAAGTCTAGATTTTGATGGATGTGTATCTTTCAATCTGAGGAGATTTCTAGAATATGCTCTCTCTGCGATATGTTCGCAGATTCTATCATGCTGTTGCTGCCATTTCATCAACTGAAAGCCCTGCAGCTGTATCCAATTGCATTCGGAATCCAAAGCCATTAGAAGAACCTGCTCTTGTGAAACTTAAGAACGAGCGGGACCCTGAGAAGTTGTTCCATTTATTTAAGGCCAATGCACACAATCGGCTTGTCATTGAAAACCGTTTTGCATTTGAAGACACGGTGTCTAGGCTAGCTGGTGCAGGTCGCTTTGATTACATCGAGCATTTGCTTGAGCATCAGAAGACTCTTCCCCAGGGTCGGCGTGAAGGGTTTATTTTGAGGATTATAATGTTGTATGGTAAGGCTGGGATGACTAAACATGCTCTTGATACTTTTTCTAATATGCATCTGTATGGTTGTCGAAGGACTGTTAAATCTTTCAATGCTGCACTTAAGGTTTTGACACAGACACGTGATTTACATGCAGTTGAGGAATTTCTTAATGATGTACCTGTGATGTTTGGTGTTGAACTGGACATAATTTCAGTTAATATTGTTATTAGGGCTTTCTGTGAAATGGGTTTTTTGGATAAAGCATATTTAATCATGGTAGAGATGGAAAAGTTAGGAATAAAGCCAGATGTGATTACGTACACAACACTTATTTCAGCATTTTATAAGGAAAACAGGTGTGAGATTGGTAATGGGTTGTGGAATCTAATGGTGCTAAAGGGGTGTATACCGAATCTGGCAACTTTTAATGTTAGGATTCAATATTTGGTTAATAGGAGACGAGCATGGCAAGCTAATAGTTTGATGGATATGATGCAGAAGCTTGGGATTGCACCTGATGAAGTTACCTATAATCTGGTAACCAAAGGGTTCTGCCAGGCTGGCTATCTTGAAATGGCCAAAAGGGTCTATTCTGCTTTTCATGCCAAGGGGCACAAACCCAATGTTAAGATTTACCAGACCATGATTCATTATCTCTGTAAGGGAAGGGATTTTGATTTAGCATATACAATGTGTAAAGATTGCATGAGGAAAAATTGGTTTCCAAATGTGGATACCATTCATATGTTGCTTGAAGGCCTTAAGAAGAATGGGCAGTTTGGTAAGGCCAAGCTGATCCTGACATTGGCTCAGAGTAGAGTACCTCCTTTTTCTTCAAGCCAATTGGGTGCTTTGAGGTCCATATTGTCCAGGAGTTAGTAGAAAATGATGAACTGGTGAACCAGTAATTGTTTGATTAATGTAACAGGACACAACTCAGCAGAAGCTAGTATTCTTTTTACTCAATTCATTTGTAAATTTGGGAAACTAATTGGATACAGCTTTTTAATGGCTTTACATCATACCAAAGGCAGATCCACTTTACTTCAGTTAATTCGTTGTAACACTTGAATAAAGATCGTGATGAATTGAGAGTTCTAAATGGATGGTGTTCACCCAAATTCTTGTAAGTTCTTTGTGcagtgactctctctctctctctcgtgcaTGTGTATATGTGTCATGGGCATACATCAAATGGTTTCACTCAGTTGTTGTAGTTGATTGTGCAATGCCATTCCTTGTTCAATTTTAGTCTCTTCTTTTCACTTTTCCCTTTTCTGCAAGTGCAATGCCATTCTTTGTATTATGAGCAGCAAGTTTGCTCGAGTTCATGTCTGTCTACATTGACCATAGTGAACTACTCTTAATTTCTATTTCAAAAAGCCATAATTTCTATTTCTATCTTGTTTGAAACcagaattaaaaaagaaaaagaaaaaaagaattccaTTCTTTTGGTTGaaactatttattttcaatttaaggAAAGCTAAGCCTTCCATACATTTGATTTAACTCTTGGTTAATGTTACATcacttaataaattttattgggttaattttttgaaaatgccACCAGTCAATTAGACATCCTCTTTGTTCTTAATACATGCCAACTTTTGTGTCAATctgatttttttcattttttggataagtaattcATGTTGTCTGTAATTAAAACTCAttgaacttgaaatttaaatattttattgattggaTAGTTGTTGATCTCTTATCATCTTTATATTTCATAAACATGTAGAATATAAAGATGCAATGTAATCCAACTGTAGATTCATCAAAAAAACCTTGTTACCATCTCTAGCCCTTGGTTCAAGTGAAAATATCCCAACTTTTTGGTCATGCTAATTTTTTAGTAACTCGGGAGCTTCTCAATTTTATCTGAAACCTCTCCCCACCCTAGCCCCCCTTTTCTTGCATGGAAGACGCTCAACTCAACTCAATTAAGCCTTAATTCTAGTTGACTTTGttctgattatatatatatatgtgtgtgtgtgtgtgtgtctgtgtatatatatatatatatatattggttacTGAATACATGGATTCTTTCCCAAATTAATTAGTGAGGACTAATGCTTAGTTGAGTTGAGCTGAGTTGCAATGCTTTGAAGAAATAATATGTTGTCAAATAGTTAGTACTGACTCTGTCCTTGTACAGGGCAGGCACTTAGAAGAATGGCCTGAAGAGCTAGTATTCTCTTTAATCTTTATGCCGCTGTGTGGCTGTCATCTTTAAATTTATCATGACTGATACCTGTTTTCTGTAGATGTCATTAAGATTATTGAAAGCATTATTAAAATGGAAAGATATACTGATTGTAACTCTATGCATCAAACAGAGGGCACCTACTTTGTGATAGTATATTTGCATATGATGGTCATGAAAGATGTTCTAGATTAATACAATAAGTTCATACACAAGAATTTTACTATTGTAAACAcattgtacttttcttttcaataaacttctattacctatatatatatatatatatatatatataaggttcaTACTTAGAAgaaaaagctatcaaaaaataaaagaaatagatGCCTTGAGATAAAGCCAGCCGAGAGTTGCCTTTGCCAGAACTTTCTTGGCTTGTGAAATAAGTTTTGTCACATTAAGGGAATAATTGGGACTGCATTTTGGTTTCTGAGAGTTAAATTGAGGCATTTTAGCATTCAATGCCAAAAGCCAGAAAGAACTATATGAAGAACTGACAGAATACTTCAAAATGTTTACCTTTCGCGTACTTCGCTTATCACTGAGCTTATGACTTTTTCATTAGAAAGTATTAACTTTCATTACTGTGTTGCTTAGTGAGTTTTAATAGTTTAATGTTTTTGCAGGTCCATGAACGACAAGATACTGGAGAGGTTGATGCCCTTAGTAAAGGTaccaaattttggaaaattaaacaTTTAGTTCGGAATTAATTGATTTACTTATGTAATCCCCACTCCCCAGGTTCCTTAAATGAAAGTTATTTCTGGAGGTGGTTTGGTATCATTATACATGGGCTGGTGTTAGCATCATAGTACATGTTCTTGCTTTCCCCTTACTATATCAGCTGTAGTTTAAATGTTAATTGATGATATTaatgatgtatttttttttttttggaagggtC
This genomic stretch from Castanea sativa cultivar Marrone di Chiusa Pesio chromosome 9, ASM4071231v1 harbors:
- the LOC142610347 gene encoding uncharacterized protein LOC142610347, with amino-acid sequence MGWIGETMDSIKSLQIRQVLTQAISLGMIVTSALIIWKALMCITGSESPVVVVLSGSMEPGFKRGDILFLHMSKDPIRAGEIVVFNVDGREIPIVHRVIKVHERQDTGEVDVLTKGDNNYGDDRLLYAHGQLWLQRHHIMGRAVGFLPYVGWVTIIMTEKPIIKYILIGALGLLVITSKD
- the LOC142610346 gene encoding pentatricopeptide repeat-containing protein At1g80150, mitochondrial; the encoded protein is MLSLRYVRRFYHAVAAISSTESPAAVSNCIRNPKPLEEPALVKLKNERDPEKLFHLFKANAHNRLVIENRFAFEDTVSRLAGAGRFDYIEHLLEHQKTLPQGRREGFILRIIMLYGKAGMTKHALDTFSNMHLYGCRRTVKSFNAALKVLTQTRDLHAVEEFLNDVPVMFGVELDIISVNIVIRAFCEMGFLDKAYLIMVEMEKLGIKPDVITYTTLISAFYKENRCEIGNGLWNLMVLKGCIPNLATFNVRIQYLVNRRRAWQANSLMDMMQKLGIAPDEVTYNLVTKGFCQAGYLEMAKRVYSAFHAKGHKPNVKIYQTMIHYLCKGRDFDLAYTMCKDCMRKNWFPNVDTIHMLLEGLKKNGQFGKAKLILTLAQSRVPPFSSSQLGALRSILSRS